One part of the Thermoflexus sp. genome encodes these proteins:
- a CDS encoding 6-pyruvoyl-tetrahydropterin synthase-related protein codes for MVRERGFWLMMLGLLMLVEPMIRPGLPPTEDGVIHAYRVLEMDRLWRVGVFYSRWAPDLAFGLGTPLFHFLGPLFPWLGALGRWIGLPLELSIKIPLAGLLLLGSAGVYGLARLWGLSEPASLIAGLAFASAPFRVRELYGQGDYPQYLATSLLPWALFALHRVLRGGRGGWRFAAAWTIAWLPLSHNISALLSVPILLGYSLLVIGVEGMSWRRILRILHVLAIGAGLAAFFVLPALADRSLVHLDRLLQGEYDFRKHFVDLGTLLSMPPLRDDRLGNRRLILTLGLHQVLLSLPAWWGLVRSDQRRGLTLGCAGGLAGMIAMMLPVSRPVWEAIPLLAYAEFPWRWLGIAALPLALLVGLAVDAMPPRWRGGAALLFSMLLIAGSLGLLYNGGTPVRLIRPTLADLHAYERRHRYPGLTSVGELFPRWVQGEIEGSSLEAAYLEGREPIRLDRSSLPPGADVRVLHLGALDQRYQVALPVGVDLRFEVLAFPGWTVRMDGRPAVTWAEAGTGRLRAEIPPGSHEIRLRFEPLLHWRLLELFSAGFAALGIWRWVFPPGGRILRRIPSILRRAMALPASAGAGWRSWSVGQRAMAALFIVSLISQAPYRLWNATRAPLDRPPGPAAYVQADYGSQIRLVGYRLEPSHVPPGGEARLILWWRPLRFMETQYSVYVHAYPASGEPRLAFQSDHMHPADVPTNAWDVERIYMDGHLLRVPSEIPPGLYRIRVGLYERLHPESRLRIDGSGEDGFDLPTPLVVARPIPMLPQPISFGGKIRLVGVELPSRLAPGAPWTLWLAFEAVSPMEADYTLFVHVVDEKGVQKSQRDLWQPTSRWPGGVSIPIAVELDGPPHPGRYFLRIGWYKWPEMIHLAPEFMAETFYLYPVPIEVR; via the coding sequence ATGGTGCGGGAGCGGGGCTTCTGGCTGATGATGCTGGGCCTCCTGATGCTGGTGGAGCCGATGATCCGTCCTGGCCTGCCGCCCACTGAGGATGGGGTGATCCACGCCTATCGGGTTCTGGAGATGGATCGCCTCTGGCGGGTCGGGGTTTTTTACTCCCGCTGGGCGCCGGATCTGGCCTTCGGCCTGGGCACGCCGCTCTTTCACTTCCTTGGGCCGCTCTTCCCATGGCTGGGAGCCCTGGGGAGGTGGATAGGGCTTCCGCTGGAGCTCAGCATCAAGATCCCCCTTGCCGGGCTGTTGTTGCTGGGGAGCGCAGGGGTCTACGGGCTGGCGCGTCTTTGGGGCCTTTCGGAGCCGGCCAGCCTCATAGCGGGTCTCGCCTTCGCCAGCGCTCCCTTTCGGGTGCGGGAGCTCTACGGGCAGGGCGACTACCCCCAGTATCTGGCGACCAGTCTGCTGCCGTGGGCCCTGTTCGCCCTCCACCGTGTGCTGCGGGGAGGAAGGGGGGGCTGGCGCTTCGCTGCCGCATGGACGATCGCATGGCTTCCTTTAAGCCATAACATCAGCGCGCTCTTGAGCGTCCCGATCCTTCTCGGATACAGCTTGCTGGTCATCGGGGTGGAGGGGATGTCATGGCGTCGTATCCTCCGCATCCTGCATGTTCTGGCAATCGGCGCCGGCCTGGCCGCTTTCTTCGTGTTGCCGGCTCTGGCTGACCGTTCCCTCGTGCATCTGGATCGATTGCTCCAGGGGGAGTATGACTTCCGGAAACATTTCGTAGATCTGGGGACGCTGCTCTCCATGCCGCCCCTTCGGGATGATCGGCTGGGGAATCGACGGCTGATCCTGACCCTGGGACTCCATCAGGTGCTCCTCTCGCTGCCGGCCTGGTGGGGACTGGTCCGGTCGGATCAACGACGGGGGCTGACCCTCGGTTGCGCGGGGGGGCTGGCGGGGATGATCGCGATGATGCTTCCCGTCTCCCGGCCCGTATGGGAAGCGATCCCCCTGCTGGCCTATGCGGAGTTCCCATGGCGATGGCTCGGGATCGCCGCGCTTCCCCTGGCGCTGCTGGTTGGCCTGGCTGTGGACGCCATGCCCCCTCGCTGGCGAGGCGGGGCTGCTCTCCTCTTCTCTATGCTTCTGATCGCTGGAAGCCTGGGGCTGCTCTACAACGGAGGCACGCCGGTTCGTCTGATTCGGCCGACCCTGGCCGATCTCCACGCTTACGAGCGCCGGCATCGCTATCCCGGCCTGACCAGTGTGGGAGAGCTCTTCCCGCGATGGGTGCAGGGCGAGATCGAAGGCTCCTCCCTGGAGGCCGCTTATCTGGAAGGCCGAGAGCCGATCCGGCTGGATCGGAGCAGTTTGCCGCCGGGCGCGGACGTCCGTGTCCTCCATTTGGGCGCGCTGGATCAGCGCTATCAGGTGGCGCTCCCGGTGGGGGTCGATCTCCGGTTTGAGGTCCTGGCGTTCCCTGGATGGACGGTGCGGATGGACGGGCGGCCGGCCGTTACATGGGCGGAGGCGGGAACCGGGAGATTGCGGGCCGAGATCCCCCCGGGGTCCCATGAGATTCGCCTCCGGTTTGAGCCGCTGCTCCACTGGCGGCTCCTGGAGCTGTTCTCCGCCGGGTTCGCGGCATTGGGCATCTGGCGGTGGGTGTTCCCACCGGGCGGGAGGATCCTTCGGCGTATTCCTTCAATCCTCCGCCGGGCCATGGCTCTTCCCGCATCCGCGGGGGCAGGCTGGCGTTCATGGTCGGTGGGCCAGCGTGCGATGGCCGCTCTCTTCATCGTCAGCCTCATCAGCCAGGCCCCCTATCGACTCTGGAACGCCACCCGCGCGCCGTTGGATCGGCCTCCCGGGCCGGCTGCCTATGTGCAGGCGGATTACGGAAGCCAGATCCGCCTGGTGGGATATCGTCTGGAACCTTCCCACGTGCCGCCGGGCGGGGAAGCACGGCTGATCCTGTGGTGGCGTCCCCTCCGGTTCATGGAAACTCAATACAGCGTGTATGTCCACGCGTATCCGGCCAGCGGAGAGCCCCGTCTGGCTTTCCAGAGCGATCACATGCATCCAGCGGACGTGCCCACGAACGCCTGGGATGTGGAACGAATCTATATGGATGGCCATCTCCTGCGCGTGCCCTCGGAGATCCCGCCCGGGCTCTACCGGATCCGAGTGGGCCTGTATGAGCGGCTCCACCCAGAGAGCCGATTGCGGATCGATGGCTCGGGGGAAGATGGATTCGACCTCCCGACGCCCCTGGTGGTCGCCCGCCCCATCCCCATGCTGCCGCAGCCCATCTCCTTTGGGGGAAAGATCCGCCTGGTCGGCGTGGAGCTTCCCTCCCGTTTAGCGCCGGGGGCGCCATGGACCCTGTGGCTGGCCTTCGAAGCCGTGTCCCCTATGGAAGCGGACTACACGCTTTTCGTGCATGTCGTCGATGAGAAAGGAGTGCAGAAGAGTCAGCGAGATCTCTGGCAACCCACCTCGCGCTGGCCGGGGGGAGTGAGCATCCCCATCGCTGTGGAGCTGGACGGCCCCCCTCATCCGGGCCGTTACTTCCTGCGGATCGGGTGGTATAAATGGCCGGAGATGATCCATCTGGCTCCCGAGTTCATGGCGGAGACCTTCTATCTTTACCCGGTGCCGATCGAGGTGAGGTGA